The Prevotella sp. E9-3 genome has a window encoding:
- a CDS encoding helix-turn-helix domain-containing protein produces MQTNNHKIVDYDLVLDAKFGKEGTPERIQAEEAAYSFYSGQILQDARKEAKVTQEELARRTNTTKSYISKIENGVIVPSVGVFYRIINALGLRVEVVKPLY; encoded by the coding sequence AATCGTTGACTACGATCTCGTACTTGACGCCAAGTTTGGCAAGGAGGGTACACCTGAGCGTATTCAGGCAGAAGAAGCTGCTTATTCTTTCTATTCTGGTCAGATACTCCAGGATGCAAGAAAGGAGGCAAAAGTGACTCAGGAGGAGTTGGCACGTCGTACTAACACCACAAAGTCATATATCTCTAAGATTGAGAATGGTGTCATCGTTCCCAGTGTTGGAGTGTTCTATCGTATCATCAATGCACTTGGATTGAGAGTAGAAGTGGTAAAACCACTTTATTAA